From the Tripterygium wilfordii isolate XIE 37 chromosome 6, ASM1340144v1, whole genome shotgun sequence genome, one window contains:
- the LOC119999518 gene encoding 7-deoxyloganetin glucosyltransferase-like → MGSIVGDKPHVVCIPFPAQGHVNPFMQLAKLLHSKGFYITFVNTEFNQNRLIRSKGSDAVKDMPRFRFETIPDGVPPSDPNATQSVTELLYYTKKHSVVPLRDLILRLNSTTSHEKGVPPVSCIISDGIMCFAIKVARELGLPVTQFWTASTCGFLAYLQFVELVKRDIFPLKDEKNISNGYLNTPLEWIPGMKQMRMKDMPNFVRSTDKDDIAFNRWLEEAQDNLKADGILFNTFYEFEHQVLDEISSFYPNIYCVGPLFTLCKTLPQDEEVTTRGSSLWKENTECLTWLDKQNPNSVIYVNFGSIAVMTAQDLKEFAWGLANSGHPFLWILRGDVVMGKSAILPDGFIENTKDRGLIVSWCPQDKVLAHASVGAFLTHSGWNSTVEGICGGVPMICWPFFAEQQVNCRYACTTWGVGLEIDSNVKSEQVEGLVREMMEGEEGKKMREMALEWKKKSEIAGAKGGSSFKDFHRFVQDLLQLADNGKIDR, encoded by the exons atgggatcAATAGTGGGTGATAAGCCTCATGTAGTTTGCATCCCATTTCCTGCACAAGGTCATGTGAACCCATTCATGCAATTAGCCAAGCTTCTTCACTCAAAAGGCTTTTACATAACCTTTGTCAACACTGAGTTCAACCAGAACCGCTTGATCCGGTCCAAAGGATCCGATGCCGTCAAGGATATGCCTCGTTTCCGGTTCGAGACGATCCCGGACGGGGTGCCACCGTCGGACCCTAATGCAACACAGAGTGTGACTGAGTTGCTTTATTACACTAAGAAACACAGTGTAGTCCCACTTAGAGACCTTATTTTGAGGCTCAATTCCACCACTTCTCATGAGAAAGGTGTGCCTCCTGTTAGTTGCATAATTTCTGATGGAATCATGTGCTTTGCTATCAAAGTGGCTAGGGAGCTGGGGCTTCCTGTGACTCAGTTCTGGACTGCTTCCACTTGTGGATTCCTGGCTTATCTTCAATTTGTCGAGCTGGTCAAAAGAGACATTTTCCCACTCAAAG ATGAGAAAAACATAAGCAACGGGTATCTGAATACTCCTCTGGAGTGGATACCAGGAATGAAGCAGATGAGAATGAAGGACATGCCAAACTTTGTCCGGAGCACGGATAAAGATGACATCGCCTTTAACAGATGGTTAGAGGAAGCACAGGACAACTTGAAAGCTGATGGTATTCTGTTCAATACGTTTTATGAGTTTGAACACCAAGTCTTGGATGAAATCTCTTCTTTCTATCCTAACATCTACTGCGTCGGCCCCCTCTTTACGCTCTGCAAAACCCTTCCCCAAGATGAAGAAGTAACGACGAGAGGATCGAGCCTCTGGAAGGAGAACActgaatgtctaacttggttagacaaacaaaaccctaattctgTGATCTACGTCAACTTTGGAAGCATTGCAGTGATGACTGCCCAGGACTTGAAGGAATTCGCGTGGGGGCTCGCGAACAGCGGTCACCCGTTCTTGTGGATTCTAAGAGGCGATGTTGTGATGGGAAAATCAGCAATCTTACCAGATGGGTTTATCGAGAATACTAAAGATAGAGGTTTAATTGTTAGCTGGTGCCCTCAAGACAAAGTGCTGGCGCACGCATCCGTGGGAGCGTTTCTGACACATAGCGGTTGGAACTCCACGGTTGAAGGGATATGTGGAGGGGTGCCAATGATTTGTTGGCCATTTTTCGCAGAGCAACAAGTGAATTGTAGGTATGCTTGCACCACTTGGGGGGTAGGGTTGGAGATAGACAGTAATGTTAAGAGCGAACAAGTTGAAGGGCTTGTGAGAGAAATGATGGAAGGCGAGGAAGGGAAGAAGATGAGGGAGATGGCTTTGGAGTGGAAGAAGAAATCCGAAATCGCGGGGGCCAAAGGAGGATCGTCTTTCAAGGACTTTCATCGGTTCGTCCAGGACCTTCTGCAGCTTGCGGATAATGGCAAGATCGATCgttga